In Scatophagus argus isolate fScaArg1 chromosome 14, fScaArg1.pri, whole genome shotgun sequence, the following proteins share a genomic window:
- the jam3b gene encoding junctional adhesion molecule 3B isoform X1: protein MAKTRLVCLLTLLSTHCFLSVSAVVLRTSNGAPWTNEFDKIELSCMIESISSTNPRIEWKKITNEGPSYVYFDKKISGDLENRAVIREPATLLITNATRSDTAKYRCEVTAAEDQKSFDEIVIDLTVRVKPVVPKCSVPKSVPFGKSAELSCVEEEGFPKSTYLWFKNREEIPINPKTSSNFFNSSYMLNKEAGTLKFIAVTREDAGEYYCRAHNDAGYAECPPQQMEVYDIDVVGIVLGVLVVVIVLLCITVGICCAYKRGFFSSQKQTGNNYKVPAKGDGVDYVRTEDEGDFRHKSSFVI from the exons GCTTCCTCAGCGTGTCAGCAGTGGTCCTGAGAACAAGTAATGGCGCACCGTGGACCAATGAGTTTGACA AAATTGAGTTATCATGTATGATTGAGTCCATTTCGTCAACCAACCCCAGAATTGAATGGAAGAAGATAACAAATGAGGGTCCAAGTTATGTGTACTTTGACAAGAAGATCTCAG GTGACCTGGAGAACAGAGCGGTGATTAGAGAACCTGCCACATTACTGATAACCAACGCCACGAGATCAGACACAGCCAAATATCGCTGTGAGGTCACCGCCGCTGAAGACCAGAAGTCATTTGATGAGATCGTGATTGACCTCACTGTAAGAG TAAAGCCAGTGGTGCCAAAGTGCAGTGTCCCGAAATCGGTGCCTTTTGGGAAGTCGGCCGAGCTGagctgtgtggaggaggaaggtTTCCCCAAGTCTACGTATCTGTGGTTCAAGAACAGAGAGGAGATTCCCATCAACCCAAAGACCAGCTCCAATTTCTTCAACTCCTCATACATGCTCAACAAAGAAGCAGGAACTCTG AAGTTCATCGCAGTCACGAGAGAAGATGCAGGCGAGTACTACTGCCGAGCACATAACGATGCAGGATACGCCGAGTGTCCACCCCAGCAGATGGAAGTCT ATGATATTGATGTCGTTGGCATTGTGCTGGGAGTGTTGGTGGTGGTCATAGTGCTCTTATGCATAACAGTGGGAATCTGCTGTGCATACAAACGAGGCTTCTTCTCCAGCCAAAAGCAAACAGGGAACAA TTACAAGGTTCCTGCTAAAGGAGATGGAGTGGACTACGTCAGGACGGAGGATGAG GGAGATTTCCGACACAAATCGTCATTTGTGATCTGA
- the jam3b gene encoding junctional adhesion molecule 3B isoform X2 has product MIESISSTNPRIEWKKITNEGPSYVYFDKKISGDLENRAVIREPATLLITNATRSDTAKYRCEVTAAEDQKSFDEIVIDLTVRVKPVVPKCSVPKSVPFGKSAELSCVEEEGFPKSTYLWFKNREEIPINPKTSSNFFNSSYMLNKEAGTLKFIAVTREDAGEYYCRAHNDAGYAECPPQQMEVYDIDVVGIVLGVLVVVIVLLCITVGICCAYKRGFFSSQKQTGNNYKVPAKGDGVDYVRTEDEGDFRHKSSFVI; this is encoded by the exons ATGATTGAGTCCATTTCGTCAACCAACCCCAGAATTGAATGGAAGAAGATAACAAATGAGGGTCCAAGTTATGTGTACTTTGACAAGAAGATCTCAG GTGACCTGGAGAACAGAGCGGTGATTAGAGAACCTGCCACATTACTGATAACCAACGCCACGAGATCAGACACAGCCAAATATCGCTGTGAGGTCACCGCCGCTGAAGACCAGAAGTCATTTGATGAGATCGTGATTGACCTCACTGTAAGAG TAAAGCCAGTGGTGCCAAAGTGCAGTGTCCCGAAATCGGTGCCTTTTGGGAAGTCGGCCGAGCTGagctgtgtggaggaggaaggtTTCCCCAAGTCTACGTATCTGTGGTTCAAGAACAGAGAGGAGATTCCCATCAACCCAAAGACCAGCTCCAATTTCTTCAACTCCTCATACATGCTCAACAAAGAAGCAGGAACTCTG AAGTTCATCGCAGTCACGAGAGAAGATGCAGGCGAGTACTACTGCCGAGCACATAACGATGCAGGATACGCCGAGTGTCCACCCCAGCAGATGGAAGTCT ATGATATTGATGTCGTTGGCATTGTGCTGGGAGTGTTGGTGGTGGTCATAGTGCTCTTATGCATAACAGTGGGAATCTGCTGTGCATACAAACGAGGCTTCTTCTCCAGCCAAAAGCAAACAGGGAACAA TTACAAGGTTCCTGCTAAAGGAGATGGAGTGGACTACGTCAGGACGGAGGATGAG GGAGATTTCCGACACAAATCGTCATTTGTGATCTGA